In Nocardioides sp. zg-1228, a single window of DNA contains:
- the katG gene encoding catalase/peroxidase HPI — translation MTDSQDTTPESPQGVDRKAEAGCPVMHDSATAQGSESENPAIDSPQPKTGGRPHSLQDWWPDMLDLSVLHARSPKGNPLGADFDYKSEFEKLDVEALKADLVELMHSSQDWWPADFGHYGGLFVRMSWHAAGTYRIYDGRGGAGDGGQRFAPLNSWPDNANLDKARRLLWPVKQKYGQKISWADLIVLAGTVAMEDMGFENFGFAFGREDVWEPEEIFWGPEDTWLGDERYSGERELDEVLGAVQMGLIYVNPEGPNGNPDPIASARDIRTTFARMAMNDEETVALIAGGHTFGKTHGAGDASLVGPEPEGAPLEQQGLGWKSEFGSGKAGDTITSGLEVTWTYHPTRWDNEFFHILYAYDWELMESPSGAHQWRPKNGAGADMVPGAHEGDPRREPRMLTSDLALRMDPEYDKISRRFKDNPEEFRLAFAKAWYKLLHRDMGPVSRFLGPWVPEAQLWQDPVPPVEGELVGDADIETLKAAVLDSGLSVSELVSTAWASAASFRFTDKRGGANGARIRLEPQRTWEINQPEQLSRVLDTLESIRSDFNAKGGAQVSLADLIVLAGNAAVEKAARDAGVEVTVPFHAGRTDATQEQTDVDSFRVLEPRADGFRNYVRPGAKLRPETLLVDRAYMLDLTAPEMTVLVGGLRALGNNVGGVQHGVLTDRPGVLTNDFFANLLAPGAQWKASESEEGVYDIRDAATGELKWTATAVDLIFGSNSQLRALAEVYASDDAREKFVADFAAAWAKVMELDRFDLR, via the coding sequence ATGACCGACAGCCAGGACACCACCCCCGAGAGCCCCCAGGGGGTCGACCGGAAGGCCGAGGCCGGGTGTCCGGTCATGCACGACTCCGCCACCGCCCAGGGCAGCGAGAGCGAGAACCCGGCGATCGACTCGCCGCAGCCCAAGACCGGCGGCCGTCCCCACAGCCTCCAGGACTGGTGGCCCGACATGCTCGACCTCTCGGTCCTGCACGCGCGCTCGCCGAAGGGCAACCCGCTCGGCGCCGACTTCGACTACAAGAGCGAGTTCGAGAAGCTCGACGTCGAGGCGCTCAAGGCCGACCTGGTCGAGCTGATGCACTCCTCGCAGGACTGGTGGCCCGCCGACTTCGGCCACTACGGCGGCCTGTTCGTGCGGATGAGCTGGCACGCCGCCGGCACCTACCGCATCTACGACGGCCGCGGGGGCGCGGGCGACGGCGGCCAGCGCTTCGCCCCGCTCAACTCCTGGCCCGACAACGCCAACCTCGACAAGGCGCGGCGCCTGCTGTGGCCGGTCAAGCAGAAGTACGGCCAGAAGATCTCCTGGGCCGACCTGATCGTCCTGGCCGGCACGGTCGCCATGGAGGACATGGGCTTCGAGAACTTCGGCTTCGCCTTCGGCCGCGAGGACGTCTGGGAGCCGGAGGAGATCTTCTGGGGCCCCGAGGACACCTGGCTCGGCGACGAGCGCTACTCCGGCGAGCGCGAGCTCGACGAGGTCCTCGGCGCGGTCCAGATGGGCCTGATCTACGTCAACCCCGAGGGCCCCAACGGCAACCCCGACCCGATCGCGTCCGCGCGCGACATCCGCACCACGTTCGCGCGGATGGCGATGAACGACGAGGAGACCGTCGCGCTGATCGCCGGCGGCCACACGTTCGGCAAGACCCACGGCGCCGGCGACGCCTCCCTCGTGGGCCCCGAGCCCGAGGGCGCGCCGCTCGAGCAGCAGGGCCTGGGCTGGAAGAGCGAGTTCGGCAGCGGCAAGGCCGGCGACACGATCACCTCCGGCCTCGAGGTCACCTGGACCTACCACCCGACCCGGTGGGACAACGAGTTCTTCCACATCCTCTACGCCTACGACTGGGAGCTGATGGAGTCCCCGTCGGGCGCCCACCAGTGGCGCCCGAAGAACGGCGCCGGCGCCGACATGGTGCCGGGTGCCCACGAGGGCGACCCGCGTCGCGAGCCCCGCATGCTCACCTCCGACCTGGCGCTGCGCATGGACCCCGAGTACGACAAGATCTCGCGTCGCTTCAAGGACAACCCCGAGGAGTTCCGCCTGGCCTTCGCCAAGGCCTGGTACAAGCTGCTCCACCGCGACATGGGCCCGGTCAGCCGCTTCCTCGGCCCCTGGGTGCCCGAGGCGCAGCTCTGGCAGGACCCGGTCCCGCCGGTCGAGGGCGAGCTCGTCGGCGACGCCGACATCGAGACCCTCAAGGCCGCCGTGCTCGACTCCGGCCTCTCGGTCTCCGAGCTGGTCTCGACCGCGTGGGCCTCGGCCGCGAGCTTCCGCTTCACCGACAAGCGCGGCGGCGCCAACGGCGCCCGCATCCGCCTCGAGCCGCAGCGCACCTGGGAGATCAACCAGCCCGAGCAGCTCTCCCGCGTGCTCGACACGCTCGAGTCCATCCGGTCCGACTTCAACGCCAAGGGCGGGGCGCAGGTCTCGCTCGCCGACCTGATCGTGCTCGCGGGCAACGCCGCGGTCGAGAAGGCCGCCCGCGACGCGGGCGTCGAGGTCACGGTGCCGTTCCACGCCGGTCGCACCGACGCGACCCAGGAGCAGACCGACGTCGACTCCTTCCGGGTGCTCGAGCCGCGCGCCGACGGGTTCCGCAACTACGTGCGTCCCGGCGCCAAGCTGCGGCCCGAGACGCTCCTGGTCGACCGCGCCTACATGCTCGACCTCACGGCGCCCGAGATGACCGTGCTCGTCGGCGGCCTGCGGGCCCTGGGCAACAACGTCGGCGGCGTCCAGCACGGCGTCCTCACCGACCGCCCGGGCGTGCTCACCAACGACTTCTTCGCCAACCTGCTCGCCCCCGGCGCGCAGTGGAAGGCCTCGGAGTCCGAGGAGGGCGTCTACGACATCCGCGACGCCGCGACCGGCGAGCTGAAGTGGACCGCCACCGCGGTCGACCTGATCTTCGGCTCCAACTCGCAGCTGCGGGCGCTGGCCGAGGTCTACGCGAGCGACGACGCCCGCGAGAAGTTCGTGGCCGACTTCGCCGCGGCCTGGGCCAAGGTCATGGAGCTGGACCGCTTCGACCTGCGCTGA
- a CDS encoding Fur family transcriptional regulator: MDDVDFEHLLRSADLRVTRPRLAVLRAVRRHPHADTGNLLAAVRTEEPTVSHQAVYDVLGALADSGLVRRIQPAGSTARYELRVGDNHHHAVCRSCGVVADVDCAIGARPCLDASGTGGFVVDEAEVTYWGLCADCSTDRAVVT, encoded by the coding sequence ATGGACGACGTCGACTTCGAGCACCTCCTGCGCAGTGCTGACCTCCGGGTCACCCGGCCGCGTCTGGCCGTGCTCCGCGCCGTACGCCGTCACCCGCACGCCGACACCGGCAACCTGCTCGCCGCCGTGCGCACCGAGGAGCCGACCGTCTCCCACCAAGCGGTCTACGACGTCCTCGGCGCGCTCGCCGACTCCGGGCTGGTGCGCCGCATCCAGCCGGCCGGCTCCACCGCGCGCTACGAGCTGCGCGTCGGCGACAACCACCACCACGCCGTGTGCCGCTCGTGCGGCGTCGTCGCCGACGTCGACTGCGCGATCGGTGCCCGCCCCTGCCTCGACGCCTCCGGCACCGGCGGCTTCGTCGTCGACGAGGCCGAGGTCACCTACTGGGGCCTGTGCGCCGACTGCTCCACCGACCGGGCCGTCGTCACCTGA
- a CDS encoding GNAT family protein yields MLSLQIDDARLCDLEPWHAEQLAGLFRAHGADFYEWLPWEGFEDVDAARGFIEGFAKARGEGTRRLLGIWVGDELVGGTLFPSINARSRTAEAGVFLASPARGRGIVTRAVAAMLDWAFTERGMHRVEWRCAPGNHASRRVAQRLGFTHEGTLREAFWVRDQRQDLEVWSLLAREWAGPPPRD; encoded by the coding sequence GTGCTGAGCCTGCAGATCGACGACGCCCGCCTGTGTGACCTCGAGCCCTGGCACGCCGAGCAGCTCGCCGGCCTGTTCCGCGCGCACGGCGCCGACTTCTACGAGTGGCTGCCGTGGGAGGGCTTCGAGGACGTCGACGCCGCCCGCGGGTTCATCGAGGGCTTCGCCAAGGCCCGCGGGGAGGGCACCCGGCGTCTCCTCGGCATCTGGGTCGGGGACGAGCTCGTCGGCGGCACGCTGTTCCCGAGCATCAACGCCCGCTCCCGCACGGCCGAGGCGGGCGTCTTCCTCGCCTCGCCGGCGCGCGGGCGGGGCATCGTCACCCGGGCGGTCGCCGCGATGCTCGACTGGGCCTTCACCGAGCGGGGGATGCACCGCGTCGAGTGGCGCTGCGCCCCGGGCAACCACGCCAGCCGGCGGGTGGCGCAGCGGCTCGGATTCACCCACGAGGGCACCCTGCGCGAGGCGTTCTGGGTCCGCGACCAGCGCCAGGACCTCGAGGTCTGGTCGCTCCTGGCCCGCGAGTGGGCCGGCCCGCCCCCGCGCGACTGA
- a CDS encoding aldo/keto reductase produces the protein MKTRTLGNQQVGAVGLGLMTFDQTGTQPRQQLLDTVSAALDAGVTLFDSADAYGPGDELGADAQGENERLIASILDELGVRDRVLLATKGGHVRTDGGGWDTDSSATHLREAVDASLQRLGVEQIALWQHHRPDPKVPYEEVIGTLKEIADSGKVAHIGLSNADPQQIRDAHAVLGDALVSVQNQFSPKFRSSRPEIDVCDELGLAFLPWSPLGGLSDAKELADKHPAFAEVARERGISAQQVALAWELAQSPVVIPIPGAKRPASIVDSAAAADIELTADELARLDAS, from the coding sequence ATGAAGACGCGCACTCTCGGCAACCAGCAGGTCGGCGCCGTCGGCCTCGGCCTGATGACCTTCGACCAGACCGGCACGCAGCCGCGCCAGCAGCTGCTCGACACCGTCTCGGCGGCCCTCGACGCCGGTGTCACCCTCTTCGACAGCGCCGACGCCTACGGGCCCGGCGACGAGCTGGGTGCGGACGCCCAGGGTGAGAACGAGCGCCTGATCGCCTCGATCCTCGACGAGCTCGGCGTACGTGACCGCGTCCTCCTCGCCACCAAGGGCGGCCACGTCCGCACCGACGGCGGCGGCTGGGACACCGACAGCTCCGCGACCCACCTCCGCGAGGCTGTCGACGCCAGCCTGCAGCGCCTCGGCGTGGAGCAGATCGCGCTGTGGCAGCACCACCGCCCCGACCCGAAGGTCCCCTACGAGGAGGTCATCGGCACGCTCAAGGAGATCGCCGACAGCGGCAAGGTCGCGCACATCGGCCTCTCCAACGCCGACCCGCAGCAGATCCGCGACGCCCACGCCGTGCTGGGTGACGCGCTGGTGAGCGTGCAGAACCAGTTCAGCCCCAAGTTCCGCTCCAGCCGGCCCGAGATCGACGTCTGCGACGAGCTCGGCCTGGCCTTCCTCCCGTGGAGCCCGCTGGGCGGGCTGTCCGACGCCAAGGAGCTCGCCGACAAGCACCCCGCCTTCGCCGAGGTCGCCCGCGAGCGCGGCATCAGCGCGCAGCAGGTCGCGCTGGCCTGGGAGCTCGCCCAGTCGCCGGTCGTGATCCCCATCCCCGGAGCCAAGCGGCCCGCCTCGATCGTCGACTCCGCCGCCGCGGCAGACATCGAGCTCACCGCCGACGAGCTCGCGCGCCTCGACGCGAGCTGA
- a CDS encoding DUF6069 family protein, translating to MSGLARTALVGLGAAAAAAAVNAAVAAAARGAGVTLEVDGGEAIPVSGIAFVTLVLAAAGVPIAAALSRWSTRPVAWWLRTTTALTALSLIAPFVAAADAATAVTLVVLHLLAAAVVVPVVARTLRTPARAASA from the coding sequence GTGAGCGGGCTCGCCCGGACCGCCCTGGTCGGGCTCGGGGCGGCCGCCGCGGCCGCGGCCGTCAACGCCGCAGTCGCCGCCGCCGCCCGCGGCGCGGGCGTCACCCTCGAGGTCGACGGGGGCGAGGCGATCCCGGTCTCGGGCATCGCCTTCGTCACCCTGGTCCTCGCTGCCGCCGGGGTGCCGATCGCGGCGGCACTGTCGCGGTGGAGCACCCGCCCGGTGGCGTGGTGGCTGCGTACGACGACCGCGCTGACCGCGTTGTCGCTCATCGCGCCGTTCGTGGCGGCCGCCGACGCCGCCACCGCGGTGACGCTCGTCGTGCTGCACCTGCTCGCCGCCGCGGTCGTCGTCCCGGTCGTCGCACGCACCCTGCGCACGCCGGCCCGCGCGGCCTCGGCCTGA
- a CDS encoding RNA polymerase subunit sigma-70, translating into MTLETITQEVDMDAWQAMDQTEFAALAERHRRELHVHCYRMLGSFQDAEDAVQEAYLRAWRARATYEGRSPVRAWLYRIATNVCLDLLARRRPEPASGGEVPWLQPYPDRLLDELSADGADEPEALAVARETIELAYLVAVQHLAPRPRAVLILRDVLGWPAKEVAELLGDSVNSVNSALQRARAGMRQHLPAERQDWTGEDDDTATRDLVRRFTEASIATDIDALATMLRDDVRFAMPPSQGLLVGREAVVADWVAQGYPQMSGFRALPTAVNRQPAVAHYLWNEQEAAHLPLTLDVLRISGGAVTEVTIFDADRFASLGLPDRLPGEGVQR; encoded by the coding sequence ATGACGCTCGAGACGATCACCCAGGAGGTCGACATGGACGCGTGGCAGGCCATGGACCAGACGGAGTTCGCGGCGCTCGCCGAGCGGCACCGCCGCGAGCTCCACGTGCACTGCTACCGGATGCTCGGGTCGTTCCAGGACGCCGAGGACGCCGTGCAGGAGGCCTACCTCCGGGCCTGGCGCGCCCGGGCGACCTACGAGGGGCGCTCCCCGGTGCGGGCCTGGCTCTACCGGATCGCCACCAACGTGTGCCTCGACCTGCTCGCCCGGCGCCGCCCCGAGCCGGCCTCCGGGGGCGAGGTGCCGTGGCTGCAGCCCTACCCCGACCGGCTGCTCGACGAGCTGAGCGCCGACGGCGCCGACGAGCCCGAGGCGCTGGCCGTCGCCCGGGAGACCATCGAGCTCGCCTACCTCGTCGCGGTGCAGCACCTGGCTCCGCGTCCGCGGGCCGTGCTGATCCTCCGTGACGTGCTCGGCTGGCCCGCCAAGGAGGTCGCCGAGCTGCTCGGCGACTCGGTCAACTCCGTCAACAGCGCCCTCCAGCGTGCCCGCGCGGGCATGCGGCAGCACCTGCCGGCCGAGCGCCAGGACTGGACCGGCGAGGACGACGACACCGCGACGCGCGACCTGGTCCGACGCTTCACCGAGGCCAGCATCGCCACCGACATCGACGCGCTCGCCACGATGCTGCGCGACGACGTCCGGTTCGCGATGCCGCCCTCGCAGGGGCTGCTGGTGGGTCGCGAGGCGGTCGTGGCGGACTGGGTCGCCCAGGGCTACCCGCAGATGAGCGGCTTCCGCGCGCTGCCGACCGCGGTCAACCGGCAGCCGGCCGTCGCCCACTACCTGTGGAACGAGCAGGAGGCGGCCCATCTCCCGCTGACCCTCGACGTGCTCCGCATCTCCGGCGGGGCGGTGACCGAGGTGACCATCTTCGACGCCGACCGCTTCGCCTCCCTCGGCCTGCCCGACCGGCTCCCCGGCGAGGGAGTGCAGCGGTGA
- a CDS encoding M12 family metallo-peptidase, with product MSRPLRYLSLLVSVALALVGLQALALSGTAAPPPDDGYWTASQQRPGGDRGDAERRVEPTRYAAFTLDRDAISAALDRAPAEDAARSDSTGTVVSVPAPNGELVDFRVHEVAVMEAELAARHPEIATYAGRAVGDPTATIRLDLTPMGFHASVRGSGERAAWYVDPAWNGDDSLYLSYRHGDLPASERGLVEPELDDDLVKSLGDKSAGEAPGTEVSLRTFRLALVTDPSYATYFGTANVLAEKVTLMNRVNQIYNDDLAVRMLLINDTDKLNLDTAAKATEANGPCGSAPCFPPATLAGGCTGGLLNRNRIVLGQLVGASAYDVGHIALGVNGGGVAGLGVIGGDGKARGCTGLPAPEGDYFAVDYVAHEIGHQFGGPHTFNGTELNCSGNRGGSPYEPGSGSSVMAYAGICQQDNLQPHSDPYFSQRSITDMTTTMTANRAPINEVQTVSLRGFSDAESFTLSFNAQQTPPIVRGTNYTLDGIDAAIEAVTGVGSVEVRGFGDLRVVAPAPGNVPTLDDTGFEVRFTGAPYAGTDVAALGFAPASGDVTGFVGETAQGGPQRNGGFTVTPSGNHAPEVQAPVTKTIPIRTPFALTGEASDPDGDPLVHIWEQNDRGGAAGTALGNQTKVDGPLFRIFGVHAPVTPAGALQINSPGENLATSSPTRVFPDMAQILANNTNAIDGTCPAMPTKPPVGSPTPVPLPTVPVTECFAEWLPTADYVGSAAQPGVGWDGNAEPSLNFRFTARDLAPEGGGYAYSDVKLLIDKTTGPFRVTSKSAASAAAVGGRTETVYWTANTAALSPNVRISLSLDGGKTFPTVLAESTPNDGNAQVTWPDVPSTTARIKVEAVENYFFDVNDADITILSDNVPSDGGTTTPTPTPTPTPTPTPTTPSADKVAARVSTKMVKPVELGSRVKLRVAVAAHDVTPSGKVTVTVKGAGRSKAWTKTLDAGGRAIVKLPRFARTGKVRLVVRYRGDDQVRAGTKTIRFSVVDRGRAS from the coding sequence ATGTCCCGTCCGCTCCGCTACCTGTCCCTGCTCGTCTCCGTCGCCCTCGCCCTCGTCGGGCTCCAGGCCCTGGCCCTGTCCGGCACCGCCGCCCCACCGCCCGACGACGGCTACTGGACCGCCAGCCAGCAGCGTCCCGGCGGTGACCGCGGCGACGCCGAACGCCGCGTCGAGCCCACCCGCTACGCCGCCTTCACCCTCGACCGCGACGCCATCAGCGCCGCGCTCGACCGGGCCCCCGCCGAGGACGCCGCCCGCTCCGACAGCACCGGCACCGTGGTGAGCGTTCCGGCTCCCAACGGCGAGCTGGTCGACTTCCGCGTGCACGAGGTCGCCGTCATGGAGGCCGAGCTCGCCGCCCGTCACCCCGAGATCGCGACCTACGCCGGCCGCGCCGTCGGCGACCCGACCGCGACCATCCGCCTCGACCTCACGCCGATGGGCTTCCACGCCTCGGTGCGCGGCTCCGGTGAGCGTGCCGCCTGGTACGTCGACCCCGCCTGGAACGGCGACGACAGCCTCTACCTCTCCTACCGCCACGGCGACCTTCCCGCGAGCGAGCGGGGACTCGTCGAGCCCGAGCTCGACGACGACCTCGTCAAGAGTCTCGGCGACAAGTCCGCGGGCGAGGCCCCCGGCACCGAGGTCTCGCTGCGGACCTTCCGCCTCGCGCTGGTGACCGACCCGTCCTACGCGACCTACTTCGGCACCGCCAACGTGCTGGCCGAGAAGGTCACCCTGATGAACCGGGTCAACCAGATCTACAACGACGACCTCGCCGTGCGGATGCTGCTGATCAACGACACCGACAAGCTCAACCTCGACACCGCCGCCAAGGCGACCGAGGCCAACGGCCCGTGTGGCTCGGCACCGTGCTTCCCGCCCGCCACGCTCGCCGGCGGCTGCACCGGCGGTCTGCTCAACCGCAACCGCATCGTGCTCGGCCAGCTCGTCGGCGCGTCGGCCTACGACGTGGGCCACATCGCGCTCGGCGTCAACGGGGGCGGCGTCGCCGGCCTGGGCGTCATCGGCGGCGACGGCAAGGCCCGCGGCTGCACCGGCCTCCCCGCCCCCGAGGGCGACTACTTCGCGGTCGACTACGTCGCCCACGAGATCGGCCACCAGTTCGGCGGTCCGCACACCTTCAACGGCACCGAGCTCAACTGCTCCGGCAACCGCGGCGGATCGCCGTACGAGCCGGGCTCGGGCAGCTCGGTCATGGCCTACGCCGGCATCTGCCAGCAGGACAACCTCCAGCCGCACAGCGACCCGTACTTCTCGCAGCGCAGCATCACGGACATGACGACCACCATGACCGCCAACCGCGCGCCGATCAACGAGGTCCAGACGGTGTCCCTGCGCGGCTTCAGCGACGCCGAGTCGTTCACGCTGAGCTTCAACGCCCAGCAGACCCCGCCGATCGTGCGCGGCACCAACTACACCCTCGACGGGATCGACGCCGCCATCGAGGCCGTGACCGGCGTCGGGAGCGTGGAGGTGCGAGGTTTCGGTGACTTGCGGGTGGTTGCGCCCGCGCCCGGCAACGTCCCGACGCTCGACGACACCGGCTTCGAGGTGCGCTTCACCGGTGCCCCGTACGCCGGCACCGACGTCGCCGCGCTCGGCTTCGCGCCGGCCTCCGGTGACGTCACGGGCTTCGTCGGCGAGACCGCCCAGGGCGGCCCGCAGCGCAACGGCGGCTTCACCGTCACGCCGTCGGGCAACCACGCTCCGGAGGTGCAGGCCCCGGTGACGAAGACGATCCCGATCCGGACGCCGTTCGCGCTGACCGGCGAGGCCAGCGACCCCGACGGCGACCCGCTGGTCCACATCTGGGAGCAGAACGACCGCGGCGGCGCCGCCGGCACCGCGCTGGGCAACCAGACCAAGGTCGACGGCCCGCTGTTCCGGATCTTCGGGGTGCACGCCCCGGTGACCCCGGCCGGCGCGCTGCAGATCAACTCCCCCGGCGAGAACCTCGCCACGTCCAGCCCCACGCGGGTGTTCCCGGACATGGCGCAGATCCTGGCCAACAACACCAACGCGATCGACGGCACCTGCCCGGCCATGCCGACCAAGCCGCCGGTGGGCAGCCCGACCCCCGTCCCGCTCCCGACGGTCCCCGTCACCGAGTGCTTCGCGGAGTGGCTGCCGACCGCCGACTACGTGGGTTCCGCCGCGCAGCCCGGCGTCGGGTGGGACGGCAACGCCGAGCCGTCGCTCAACTTCCGCTTCACCGCCCGTGACCTCGCCCCCGAGGGCGGCGGCTACGCCTACAGCGACGTCAAGCTGCTCATCGACAAGACCACCGGCCCGTTCCGCGTGACGTCGAAGAGCGCCGCCAGCGCCGCCGCGGTGGGTGGTCGCACGGAGACCGTCTACTGGACCGCCAACACCGCGGCCCTGTCGCCCAACGTGAGGATCAGCCTCTCGCTCGACGGTGGCAAGACGTTCCCGACGGTGCTCGCCGAGAGCACGCCCAACGACGGCAACGCCCAGGTGACGTGGCCCGACGTGCCCAGCACCACGGCGCGGATCAAGGTCGAGGCGGTGGAGAACTACTTCTTCGACGTCAACGACGCGGACATCACGATCCTGTCCGACAACGTGCCGAGTGATGGTGGCACCACCACCCCGACGCCGACCCCGACCCCGACGCCGACCCCCACCCCCACCACGCCGAGTGCCGACAAGGTCGCGGCGCGGGTCTCGACCAAGATGGTCAAGCCGGTGGAGCTGGGCAGCCGGGTGAAGCTGCGGGTGGCCGTGGCCGCCCACGACGTCACGCCGTCGGGCAAGGTGACGGTGACGGTGAAGGGCGCGGGCCGGTCGAAGGCCTGGACGAAGACGCTCGACGCCGGCGGCCGCGCCATCGTGAAGCTGCCCCGCTTCGCGCGCACCGGCAAGGTCAGGCTCGTCGTGCGCTACCGCGGCGACGACCAGGTCCGGGCCGGCACGAAGACGATCCGGTTCTCGGTGGTCGACCGGGGTCGCGCCAGCTGA
- a CDS encoding AMP-binding protein has translation MGQIPVARAPALPGRATAPARWSPWRSLAHLATERPHDVAFVLTSGAGATRTWAEVAETVERAAAGLVRSGLRVDQVVVSLLPADHAHPELDLALRVVGAVVVHVAPGAPAGDLARELGDADVRLVVAEDSDDLSRLDGVTLPRAELFAVDGGRGWDRLLELGAERLVMDPTLVERSDDIVDPDDADPRMISERAPLGRVPVAGLRDGLVEARSSALVVADAADALLQVVRRTQLDLGFALCVVEDPARLPGVMAAVRPSVVVVPERHAGAVLDSLGDLGGAVEVVELADLRAADLPQPPPLVLGDAADLPRRSRRARGDDFDLRLPPEPGASAFLPALPTRT, from the coding sequence ATGGGCCAGATCCCGGTCGCACGCGCCCCGGCGCTGCCGGGTCGCGCGACCGCGCCTGCCCGGTGGTCCCCGTGGCGCTCGCTGGCGCACCTGGCCACGGAGCGTCCCCACGACGTCGCCTTCGTCCTGACGTCCGGGGCCGGCGCGACGCGCACCTGGGCTGAGGTGGCCGAGACGGTCGAGCGCGCCGCCGCGGGCCTGGTCCGCAGCGGGCTGCGGGTGGACCAGGTCGTCGTGTCGCTGCTGCCGGCGGACCACGCCCACCCCGAGCTCGACCTCGCGCTGCGGGTCGTCGGCGCCGTGGTGGTGCACGTCGCCCCCGGTGCCCCCGCGGGCGACCTCGCCCGCGAGCTCGGCGACGCCGACGTACGCCTCGTGGTGGCCGAGGACTCCGACGACCTGTCGCGCCTCGACGGGGTCACCCTCCCGCGGGCGGAGCTGTTCGCCGTCGACGGTGGCCGCGGGTGGGACCGCCTGCTCGAGCTCGGCGCGGAGCGCCTGGTGATGGACCCCACGCTGGTGGAGCGCTCGGACGACATCGTCGACCCGGACGACGCCGACCCCCGGATGATCTCGGAGCGGGCGCCCCTGGGCCGCGTCCCGGTGGCCGGGCTGCGCGACGGCCTGGTGGAGGCCCGGTCGAGTGCCCTCGTCGTCGCCGACGCCGCCGACGCGCTGCTCCAGGTGGTGCGGCGCACGCAGCTCGACCTCGGGTTCGCCCTCTGCGTGGTCGAGGACCCCGCTCGCCTGCCGGGCGTCATGGCCGCCGTGCGCCCCTCGGTCGTCGTCGTGCCCGAGCGGCACGCCGGGGCCGTCCTCGACTCCCTCGGCGACCTCGGTGGGGCGGTCGAGGTCGTCGAGCTCGCCGACCTGCGCGCCGCGGACCTGCCCCAGCCGCCGCCGCTCGTCCTCGGTGATGCCGCCGACCTGCCGCGTCGTTCGCGCCGGGCGCGCGGGGACGACTTCGACCTCCGGCTCCCCCCTGAGCCGGGCGCCTCGGCCTTCCTGCCGGCGTTGCCGACCCGGACGTGA
- a CDS encoding TetR/AcrR family transcriptional regulator, with amino-acid sequence MRSDAAERRARIIRAARHLFAAEGGEVALEAVADAAGVGIATLYRNFASRSALADEVVLAILLDMRAAAAEALADLETDPAQAWTRYVGRLADLDLGAVSAALTEHVTRDLAAPVREAQEQTLAGVEGVLAAGRRAGLVRDDVAALELVLALGLVTRPLPEAIRDAAPDLVPRLLATLLAGMTPGPRPAWLESWSPEPTGAVPPGT; translated from the coding sequence ATGCGATCGGACGCAGCCGAGCGGCGCGCCCGGATCATCCGAGCGGCCCGGCACCTCTTCGCGGCCGAGGGCGGCGAGGTCGCCCTGGAGGCCGTCGCCGACGCCGCCGGGGTCGGGATCGCCACGCTCTACCGCAACTTCGCGTCCAGGTCGGCGCTGGCCGACGAGGTGGTCCTCGCGATCCTGCTCGACATGCGCGCGGCCGCGGCCGAGGCCCTGGCCGACCTCGAGACCGACCCGGCGCAGGCGTGGACGCGCTATGTCGGCAGGCTCGCCGACCTCGACCTCGGCGCGGTCTCCGCCGCCCTCACCGAGCACGTGACCCGCGACCTCGCCGCCCCCGTACGAGAGGCCCAGGAGCAGACGCTCGCCGGGGTCGAGGGGGTGCTCGCGGCGGGCCGGCGGGCCGGGCTGGTCCGCGACGACGTGGCAGCGCTGGAGCTGGTGCTCGCCCTGGGGCTCGTCACCCGACCGCTGCCGGAGGCCATCCGGGATGCGGCACCCGACCTGGTCCCCCGACTGCTCGCCACCCTGCTCGCCGGGATGACACCCGGGCCGCGGCCTGCGTGGCTGGAGTCGTGGAGCCCCGAGCCGACCGGGGCGGTGCCACCGGGCACGTGA